In Myotis daubentonii chromosome 6, mMyoDau2.1, whole genome shotgun sequence, a genomic segment contains:
- the BCLAF1 gene encoding bcl-2-associated transcription factor 1 isoform X1, which produces MGRSNSRSHSSRSKSRSQSSSRSRSRSHSRKKRYSSRSRSRTYSRSRSRDRIYSRDYRRDYRNNRGMRRPYGYRGRGRGYYQGGGGRYHRGGYRPVWNRRHSRSPRRGRSRSRSPKRRSVSSQRSRSRSRRSYRSSRSPRSSSSRSSSPYSKSPVSKRRGSQEKQTKKSEGEPQEESPLKNKSQEEPKDTFEHDPSESIDEFNKSSATSGDIWPGLSAYDNSPRSPHSPSPIATPPSQSSSCSDAPMLSTVHSAKNTPSQHSHSIQHSPERSGSGSVGNGSSRYSPSQNSPIHHIPSRRSPAKTITPQNAPRDEARGRSSFYPDGGDQETAKTGKFLKRFTDEESRVFLLDRGNTRDKEAPKEKGSEKGRAEGEWEDQEALDYFSDKESGKQKFNDSEGDDTEETEDYRQFRKSVLADQGKNFATTSHRNTEEEGNKYKSKVSLKGNRESDGFREEKNYKLKETGYVVERPSTTKDKHKEDDKNSERITVKKETQSPEQVKSEKLKDLFDYSPPLHKNLDAREKSTFREESPLRIKMIASDSHRPEVKLKMAPVPLDDSNRPASLTKDRLLASTLVHSVKKEQEFRSIFDHIKLPQASKSTSESFIQHIVSLVHHVKEQYFKSPAMTLNERFTSYQKATEEHSTRQKSPEIHRRIDISPSALRKHTRLAGEERVFKEEIQKGDKKLRCDSADLRHDIDRRRKERSKERGDSKGSRESSGSRKQEKTPKDYKEYKSYKDDSKHKSREQDHSRSSSSSASPSSPSSREEKESKKEREEEFKTHHELKEYSGFAGVSRPRGTFFRIRGRGRARGVFAGTNTGPNNSNTTFQKRPKEEEWDPEYTPKSKKYFLHDDRDDGVDYWAKRGRGRGTFQRGRGRFNFKKSGSSPKWTHDKYQGDGIVEDEEETMENNEEKKDRRKEEKE; this is translated from the exons ATGGGTCGCTCCAATTCTAGATCACATTCTTCAAGATCAAAGTCTAGATCACAGTCTAGTTCTCGATCAAGATCAAGGTCACACTCTAGAAAGAAGAGATACAG ttcTAGGTCTCGTTCCAGGACGTATTCAAGATCTCGTAGTAGAGATCGTATTTATTCTAGAGATTATCGTCGAGATTACAGAAATAATAGAGGAATGAGACGACCTTATGGGTACAGAGGAAGGGGTAGAGGGTATTATCAAGGTGGAGGAGGTAGATATCATCGAGGTGGCTATAGACCTGTCTGGAACAGAAGACACTCTAGGAGTCCTAGACGAGGTCGTTCACGTTCCAGAAGTCCAAAAAGAAGATCCGTTTCTTCTCAAAGATCCCGAAGCCGATCTCGCCGGTCATACAGATCCTCTAGGTCTCCAAGATCATCCTCTTCTCGTTCTTCATCCCCATATAGCAAATCTCCTGTCTCTAAAAGACGAGGGTCTcaggaaaaacaaaccaaaaaatctGAAGGGGAGCCCCAAGAAGAGAGtcctttgaaaaataaatcacaGGAGGAACCGAAAGATACATTTGAACATGACCCATCTGAATCTATTGATGAGTTTAATAAATCATCAGCCACATCTGGTGATATTTGGCCTGGCCTTTCAGCTTATGATAATAGTCCTAGATCACCCCACAGTCCTTCACCAATTGCTACGCCACCTAGTCAGAGTTCATCTTGCTCTGATGCGCCCATGCTCAGTACAGTCCACTCTGCAAAAAACACCCCCTCTCAGCATTCACATTCCATTCAGCATAGTCCTGAAAGATCTGGGTCTGGTTCTGTTGGAAATGGATCTAGTCGATATAGTCCTTCTCAGAATAGTCCAATTCATCACATCCCTTCACGAAGAAGCCCTGCAAAGACAATCACACCACAGAATGCTCCAAGAGATGAGGCTAGGGGACGTTCTTCATTTTATCCTGATGGTGGAGATCAGGAAACTGCAAAGACAGGAAAATTCTTAAAAAG GTTCACAGATGAAGAGTCTAGAGTATTCCTGCTTGATAGGGGTAATACCAGGGATAAAGAGGCTCCAAAGGAGAAAGGATCAGagaaagggagggcagagggagaatgGGAAGATCAGGAAGCCCTAGATTACTTCAGTGATAAAGAGTCTGGAAAACAAAAGTTTAATGATTCAGAAGGGGATGACACAGAGGAGACAGAAGATTATAGACAGTTCAGGAAGTCAGTCCTTGCAGATCAGGGTAAAAATTTTGCTACTACATCTCACCGGAATACTGAGGAGGAAGGAAACAAGTACAAGTCCAAAGTTTCACTGAAAGGCAATAGAGAAAGTGATGgatttagagaagaaaaaaattataaacttaaagAGACTGGATATGTAGTGGAAAGGCCTAGCACTACAAAAGATAAGCACAAGGAAGACGACAAAAATTCTGAGAGAATAACAgtaaagaaagaaactcagtcaCCTGAGCAGGTAAAGTCTGAAAAGCTCAAAGACCTCTTTGATTACAGTCCCCCTCTACATAAGAATCTGGATGCACGAGAAAAGTCTACCTTCAGAGAGGAGAGCCCACTTAGGATTAAAATGATAGCCAGCGATTCTCATCGTCCTGAAGTCAAACTCAAAATGGCCCCTGTTCCTCTTGATGATTCTAACAG ACCTGCTTCCTTGACTAAAGACAGGCTACTTGCTAGTACACTTGTCCATTCTGTCAAGAAGGAGCAAGAATTCCGATCCATCTTTGACCACATTAAGTTGCCTCAGGCCAGCAAGAGCACTTCAGAGTCATTTATTCAGCACATTGTGTCCTTGGTTCATCACGTTAAAG AGCAATACTTCAAATCACCTGCGATGACCCTAAATGAGAGGTTCACTTCCTATCAGAAAGCCACTGAAGAACATAGTACCCGCCAAAAGAGCCCTGAGATACACAG gAGAATTGACATCTCTCCAAGTGCCCTGAGGAAGCATACCCGATTAGCAGGGGAAGAGAGAgttttcaaagaagaaattcaaaag GGAGATAAAAAATTAAGGTGTGACTCTGCTGATCTTCGGCATGACATTGATCGtcggagaaaagaaagaagcaaagaacGGGGGGATTCCAAGGGCTCCAGGGAATCCAGTGGGTCAAGAAAGCAGGAAAAAACTCCAAAAGATTACAAGGAATACAAATCTTACAAAGATGACAG taaaCATAAAAGTAGAGAGCAAGATCATTCTCGATCTTCATCCTCTTCAGCATCACCTTCTTCTCCCAGTtctagagaagaaaaggaaagtaagaaggaaagagaagaagaattTAAAACTCACCATGAACTAAAAGAATACTCGGGCTTTGCAGGAGTTAGTCGACCACGAGGAACCTTT TTTCGAATTAGAGGCAGAGGAAGAGCCAGAGGAGTTTTTGCTGGGACAAATACTGGTccaaacaactcaaatactactTTTCAAAAGAGACCGAAGGAAGAGGAATGGGATCCAGAATATACCCCAAAGAGCAAGAAGTACTTCTTG CATGATGACAGAGACGATGGTGTGGACTATTGGGCCAAAAGAGGAAGAGGTCGTGGTACTTTTCAACGTGGCAGAGGGCGCTTTAACTTCAAAAAGTCAGGTAGCAGTCCAAAATGGACTCATGACAAATACCAAGGGGACGGGATTGTTGAAGATGAAGAAGAGACCatggaaaataatgaagaaaagaagGACAGGCGTAAAGAAGAAAAG gaATAA
- the BCLAF1 gene encoding bcl-2-associated transcription factor 1 isoform X6 produces MGRSNSRSHSSRSKSRSQSSSRSRSRSHSRKKRYSSRSRSRTYSRSRSRDRIYSRDYRRDYRNNRGMRRPYGYRGRGRGYYQGGGGRYHRGGYRPVWNRRHSRSPRRGRSRSRSPKRRSVSSQRSRSRSRRSYRSSRSPRSSSSRSSSPYSKSPVSKRRGSQEKQTKKSEGEPQEESPLKNKSQEEPKDTFEHDPSESIDEFNKSSATSGDIWPGLSAYDNSPRSPHSPSPIATPPSQSSSCSDAPMLSTVHSAKNTPSQHSHSIQHSPERSGSGSVGNGSSRYSPSQNSPIHHIPSRRSPAKTITPQNAPRDEARGRSSFYPDGGDQETAKTGKFLKSPPLHKNLDAREKSTFREESPLRIKMIASDSHRPEVKLKMAPVPLDDSNRPASLTKDRLLASTLVHSVKKEQEFRSIFDHIKLPQASKSTSESFIQHIVSLVHHVKEQYFKSPAMTLNERFTSYQKATEEHSTRQKSPEIHRRIDISPSALRKHTRLAGEERVFKEEIQKGDKKLRCDSADLRHDIDRRRKERSKERGDSKGSRESSGSRKQEKTPKDYKEYKSYKDDSKHKSREQDHSRSSSSSASPSSPSSREEKESKKEREEEFKTHHELKEYSGFAGVSRPRGTFFRIRGRGRARGVFAGTNTGPNNSNTTFQKRPKEEEWDPEYTPKSKKYFLHDDRDDGVDYWAKRGRGRGTFQRGRGRFNFKKSGSSPKWTHDKYQGDGIVEDEEETMENNEEKKDRRKEEKE; encoded by the exons ATGGGTCGCTCCAATTCTAGATCACATTCTTCAAGATCAAAGTCTAGATCACAGTCTAGTTCTCGATCAAGATCAAGGTCACACTCTAGAAAGAAGAGATACAG ttcTAGGTCTCGTTCCAGGACGTATTCAAGATCTCGTAGTAGAGATCGTATTTATTCTAGAGATTATCGTCGAGATTACAGAAATAATAGAGGAATGAGACGACCTTATGGGTACAGAGGAAGGGGTAGAGGGTATTATCAAGGTGGAGGAGGTAGATATCATCGAGGTGGCTATAGACCTGTCTGGAACAGAAGACACTCTAGGAGTCCTAGACGAGGTCGTTCACGTTCCAGAAGTCCAAAAAGAAGATCCGTTTCTTCTCAAAGATCCCGAAGCCGATCTCGCCGGTCATACAGATCCTCTAGGTCTCCAAGATCATCCTCTTCTCGTTCTTCATCCCCATATAGCAAATCTCCTGTCTCTAAAAGACGAGGGTCTcaggaaaaacaaaccaaaaaatctGAAGGGGAGCCCCAAGAAGAGAGtcctttgaaaaataaatcacaGGAGGAACCGAAAGATACATTTGAACATGACCCATCTGAATCTATTGATGAGTTTAATAAATCATCAGCCACATCTGGTGATATTTGGCCTGGCCTTTCAGCTTATGATAATAGTCCTAGATCACCCCACAGTCCTTCACCAATTGCTACGCCACCTAGTCAGAGTTCATCTTGCTCTGATGCGCCCATGCTCAGTACAGTCCACTCTGCAAAAAACACCCCCTCTCAGCATTCACATTCCATTCAGCATAGTCCTGAAAGATCTGGGTCTGGTTCTGTTGGAAATGGATCTAGTCGATATAGTCCTTCTCAGAATAGTCCAATTCATCACATCCCTTCACGAAGAAGCCCTGCAAAGACAATCACACCACAGAATGCTCCAAGAGATGAGGCTAGGGGACGTTCTTCATTTTATCCTGATGGTGGAGATCAGGAAACTGCAAAGACAGGAAAATTCTTAAAAAG TCCCCCTCTACATAAGAATCTGGATGCACGAGAAAAGTCTACCTTCAGAGAGGAGAGCCCACTTAGGATTAAAATGATAGCCAGCGATTCTCATCGTCCTGAAGTCAAACTCAAAATGGCCCCTGTTCCTCTTGATGATTCTAACAG ACCTGCTTCCTTGACTAAAGACAGGCTACTTGCTAGTACACTTGTCCATTCTGTCAAGAAGGAGCAAGAATTCCGATCCATCTTTGACCACATTAAGTTGCCTCAGGCCAGCAAGAGCACTTCAGAGTCATTTATTCAGCACATTGTGTCCTTGGTTCATCACGTTAAAG AGCAATACTTCAAATCACCTGCGATGACCCTAAATGAGAGGTTCACTTCCTATCAGAAAGCCACTGAAGAACATAGTACCCGCCAAAAGAGCCCTGAGATACACAG gAGAATTGACATCTCTCCAAGTGCCCTGAGGAAGCATACCCGATTAGCAGGGGAAGAGAGAgttttcaaagaagaaattcaaaag GGAGATAAAAAATTAAGGTGTGACTCTGCTGATCTTCGGCATGACATTGATCGtcggagaaaagaaagaagcaaagaacGGGGGGATTCCAAGGGCTCCAGGGAATCCAGTGGGTCAAGAAAGCAGGAAAAAACTCCAAAAGATTACAAGGAATACAAATCTTACAAAGATGACAG taaaCATAAAAGTAGAGAGCAAGATCATTCTCGATCTTCATCCTCTTCAGCATCACCTTCTTCTCCCAGTtctagagaagaaaaggaaagtaagaaggaaagagaagaagaattTAAAACTCACCATGAACTAAAAGAATACTCGGGCTTTGCAGGAGTTAGTCGACCACGAGGAACCTTT TTTCGAATTAGAGGCAGAGGAAGAGCCAGAGGAGTTTTTGCTGGGACAAATACTGGTccaaacaactcaaatactactTTTCAAAAGAGACCGAAGGAAGAGGAATGGGATCCAGAATATACCCCAAAGAGCAAGAAGTACTTCTTG CATGATGACAGAGACGATGGTGTGGACTATTGGGCCAAAAGAGGAAGAGGTCGTGGTACTTTTCAACGTGGCAGAGGGCGCTTTAACTTCAAAAAGTCAGGTAGCAGTCCAAAATGGACTCATGACAAATACCAAGGGGACGGGATTGTTGAAGATGAAGAAGAGACCatggaaaataatgaagaaaagaagGACAGGCGTAAAGAAGAAAAG gaATAA
- the BCLAF1 gene encoding bcl-2-associated transcription factor 1 isoform X3, with the protein MGRSNSRSHSSRSKSRSQSSSRSRSRSHSRKKRYSSRSRSRTYSRSRSRDRIYSRDYRRDYRNNRGMRRPYGYRGRGRGYYQGGGGRYHRGGYRPVWNRRHSRSPRRGRSRSRSPKRRSVSSQRSRSRSRRSYRSSRSPRSSSSRSSSPYSKSPVSKRRGSQEKQTKKSEGEPQEESPLKNKSQEEPKDTFEHDPSESIDEFNKSSATSGDIWPGLSAYDNSPRSPHSPSPIATPPSQSSSCSDAPMLSTVHSAKNTPSQHSHSIQHSPERSGSGSVGNGSSRYSPSQNSPIHHIPSRRSPAKTITPQNAPRDEARGRSSFYPDGGDQETAKTGKFLKRFTDEESRVFLLDRGNTRDKEAPKEKGSEKGRAEGEWEDQEALDYFSDKESGKQKFNDSEGDDTEETEDYRQFRKSVLADQGKNFATTSHRNTEEEGNKYKSKVSLKGNRESDGFREEKNYKLKETGYVVERPSTTKDKHKEDDKNSERITVKKETQSPEQVKSEKLKDLFDYSPPLHKNLDAREKSTFREESPLRIKMIASDSHRPEVKLKMAPVPLDDSNRPASLTKDRLLASTLVHSVKKEQEFRSIFDHIKLPQASKSTSESFIQHIVSLVHHVKEQYFKSPAMTLNERFTSYQKATEEHSTRQKSPEIHRRIDISPSALRKHTRLAGEERVFKEEIQKGDKKLRCDSADLRHDIDRRRKERSKERGDSKGSRESSGSRKQEKTPKDYKEYKSYKDDSKHKSREQDHSRSSSSSASPSSPSSREEKESKKEREEEFKTHHELKEYSGFAGVSRPRGTFHDDRDDGVDYWAKRGRGRGTFQRGRGRFNFKKSGSSPKWTHDKYQGDGIVEDEEETMENNEEKKDRRKEEKE; encoded by the exons ATGGGTCGCTCCAATTCTAGATCACATTCTTCAAGATCAAAGTCTAGATCACAGTCTAGTTCTCGATCAAGATCAAGGTCACACTCTAGAAAGAAGAGATACAG ttcTAGGTCTCGTTCCAGGACGTATTCAAGATCTCGTAGTAGAGATCGTATTTATTCTAGAGATTATCGTCGAGATTACAGAAATAATAGAGGAATGAGACGACCTTATGGGTACAGAGGAAGGGGTAGAGGGTATTATCAAGGTGGAGGAGGTAGATATCATCGAGGTGGCTATAGACCTGTCTGGAACAGAAGACACTCTAGGAGTCCTAGACGAGGTCGTTCACGTTCCAGAAGTCCAAAAAGAAGATCCGTTTCTTCTCAAAGATCCCGAAGCCGATCTCGCCGGTCATACAGATCCTCTAGGTCTCCAAGATCATCCTCTTCTCGTTCTTCATCCCCATATAGCAAATCTCCTGTCTCTAAAAGACGAGGGTCTcaggaaaaacaaaccaaaaaatctGAAGGGGAGCCCCAAGAAGAGAGtcctttgaaaaataaatcacaGGAGGAACCGAAAGATACATTTGAACATGACCCATCTGAATCTATTGATGAGTTTAATAAATCATCAGCCACATCTGGTGATATTTGGCCTGGCCTTTCAGCTTATGATAATAGTCCTAGATCACCCCACAGTCCTTCACCAATTGCTACGCCACCTAGTCAGAGTTCATCTTGCTCTGATGCGCCCATGCTCAGTACAGTCCACTCTGCAAAAAACACCCCCTCTCAGCATTCACATTCCATTCAGCATAGTCCTGAAAGATCTGGGTCTGGTTCTGTTGGAAATGGATCTAGTCGATATAGTCCTTCTCAGAATAGTCCAATTCATCACATCCCTTCACGAAGAAGCCCTGCAAAGACAATCACACCACAGAATGCTCCAAGAGATGAGGCTAGGGGACGTTCTTCATTTTATCCTGATGGTGGAGATCAGGAAACTGCAAAGACAGGAAAATTCTTAAAAAG GTTCACAGATGAAGAGTCTAGAGTATTCCTGCTTGATAGGGGTAATACCAGGGATAAAGAGGCTCCAAAGGAGAAAGGATCAGagaaagggagggcagagggagaatgGGAAGATCAGGAAGCCCTAGATTACTTCAGTGATAAAGAGTCTGGAAAACAAAAGTTTAATGATTCAGAAGGGGATGACACAGAGGAGACAGAAGATTATAGACAGTTCAGGAAGTCAGTCCTTGCAGATCAGGGTAAAAATTTTGCTACTACATCTCACCGGAATACTGAGGAGGAAGGAAACAAGTACAAGTCCAAAGTTTCACTGAAAGGCAATAGAGAAAGTGATGgatttagagaagaaaaaaattataaacttaaagAGACTGGATATGTAGTGGAAAGGCCTAGCACTACAAAAGATAAGCACAAGGAAGACGACAAAAATTCTGAGAGAATAACAgtaaagaaagaaactcagtcaCCTGAGCAGGTAAAGTCTGAAAAGCTCAAAGACCTCTTTGATTACAGTCCCCCTCTACATAAGAATCTGGATGCACGAGAAAAGTCTACCTTCAGAGAGGAGAGCCCACTTAGGATTAAAATGATAGCCAGCGATTCTCATCGTCCTGAAGTCAAACTCAAAATGGCCCCTGTTCCTCTTGATGATTCTAACAG ACCTGCTTCCTTGACTAAAGACAGGCTACTTGCTAGTACACTTGTCCATTCTGTCAAGAAGGAGCAAGAATTCCGATCCATCTTTGACCACATTAAGTTGCCTCAGGCCAGCAAGAGCACTTCAGAGTCATTTATTCAGCACATTGTGTCCTTGGTTCATCACGTTAAAG AGCAATACTTCAAATCACCTGCGATGACCCTAAATGAGAGGTTCACTTCCTATCAGAAAGCCACTGAAGAACATAGTACCCGCCAAAAGAGCCCTGAGATACACAG gAGAATTGACATCTCTCCAAGTGCCCTGAGGAAGCATACCCGATTAGCAGGGGAAGAGAGAgttttcaaagaagaaattcaaaag GGAGATAAAAAATTAAGGTGTGACTCTGCTGATCTTCGGCATGACATTGATCGtcggagaaaagaaagaagcaaagaacGGGGGGATTCCAAGGGCTCCAGGGAATCCAGTGGGTCAAGAAAGCAGGAAAAAACTCCAAAAGATTACAAGGAATACAAATCTTACAAAGATGACAG taaaCATAAAAGTAGAGAGCAAGATCATTCTCGATCTTCATCCTCTTCAGCATCACCTTCTTCTCCCAGTtctagagaagaaaaggaaagtaagaaggaaagagaagaagaattTAAAACTCACCATGAACTAAAAGAATACTCGGGCTTTGCAGGAGTTAGTCGACCACGAGGAACCTTT CATGATGACAGAGACGATGGTGTGGACTATTGGGCCAAAAGAGGAAGAGGTCGTGGTACTTTTCAACGTGGCAGAGGGCGCTTTAACTTCAAAAAGTCAGGTAGCAGTCCAAAATGGACTCATGACAAATACCAAGGGGACGGGATTGTTGAAGATGAAGAAGAGACCatggaaaataatgaagaaaagaagGACAGGCGTAAAGAAGAAAAG gaATAA
- the BCLAF1 gene encoding bcl-2-associated transcription factor 1 isoform X8 — protein sequence MGRSNSRSHSSRSKSRSQSSSRSRSRSHSRKKRYSSRSRSRTYSRSRSRDRIYSRDYRRDYRNNRGMRRPYGYRGRGRGYYQGGGGRYHRGGYRPVWNRRHSRSPRRGRSRSRSPKRRSVSSQRSRSRSRRSYRSSRSPRSSSSRSSSPYSKSPVSKRRGSQEKQTKKSEGEPQEESPLKNKSQEEPKDTFEHDPSESIDEFNKSSATSGDIWPGLSAYDNSPRSPHSPSPIATPPSQSSSCSDAPMLSTVHSAKNTPSQHSHSIQHSPERSGSGSVGNGSSRYSPSQNSPIHHIPSRRSPAKTITPQNAPRDEARGRSSFYPDGGDQETAKTGKFLKSPPLHKNLDAREKSTFREESPLRIKMIASDSHRPEVKLKMAPVPLDDSNRPASLTKDRLLASTLVHSVKKEQEFRSIFDHIKLPQASKSTSESFIQHIVSLVHHVKEQYFKSPAMTLNERFTSYQKATEEHSTRQKSPEIHRRIDISPSALRKHTRLAGEERVFKEEIQKGDKKLRCDSADLRHDIDRRRKERSKERGDSKGSRESSGSRKQEKTPKDYKEYKSYKDDSKHKSREQDHSRSSSSSASPSSPSSREEKESKKEREEEFKTHHELKEYSGFAGVSRPRGTFHDDRDDGVDYWAKRGRGRGTFQRGRGRFNFKKSGSSPKWTHDKYQGDGIVEDEEETMENNEEKKDRRKEEKE from the exons ATGGGTCGCTCCAATTCTAGATCACATTCTTCAAGATCAAAGTCTAGATCACAGTCTAGTTCTCGATCAAGATCAAGGTCACACTCTAGAAAGAAGAGATACAG ttcTAGGTCTCGTTCCAGGACGTATTCAAGATCTCGTAGTAGAGATCGTATTTATTCTAGAGATTATCGTCGAGATTACAGAAATAATAGAGGAATGAGACGACCTTATGGGTACAGAGGAAGGGGTAGAGGGTATTATCAAGGTGGAGGAGGTAGATATCATCGAGGTGGCTATAGACCTGTCTGGAACAGAAGACACTCTAGGAGTCCTAGACGAGGTCGTTCACGTTCCAGAAGTCCAAAAAGAAGATCCGTTTCTTCTCAAAGATCCCGAAGCCGATCTCGCCGGTCATACAGATCCTCTAGGTCTCCAAGATCATCCTCTTCTCGTTCTTCATCCCCATATAGCAAATCTCCTGTCTCTAAAAGACGAGGGTCTcaggaaaaacaaaccaaaaaatctGAAGGGGAGCCCCAAGAAGAGAGtcctttgaaaaataaatcacaGGAGGAACCGAAAGATACATTTGAACATGACCCATCTGAATCTATTGATGAGTTTAATAAATCATCAGCCACATCTGGTGATATTTGGCCTGGCCTTTCAGCTTATGATAATAGTCCTAGATCACCCCACAGTCCTTCACCAATTGCTACGCCACCTAGTCAGAGTTCATCTTGCTCTGATGCGCCCATGCTCAGTACAGTCCACTCTGCAAAAAACACCCCCTCTCAGCATTCACATTCCATTCAGCATAGTCCTGAAAGATCTGGGTCTGGTTCTGTTGGAAATGGATCTAGTCGATATAGTCCTTCTCAGAATAGTCCAATTCATCACATCCCTTCACGAAGAAGCCCTGCAAAGACAATCACACCACAGAATGCTCCAAGAGATGAGGCTAGGGGACGTTCTTCATTTTATCCTGATGGTGGAGATCAGGAAACTGCAAAGACAGGAAAATTCTTAAAAAG TCCCCCTCTACATAAGAATCTGGATGCACGAGAAAAGTCTACCTTCAGAGAGGAGAGCCCACTTAGGATTAAAATGATAGCCAGCGATTCTCATCGTCCTGAAGTCAAACTCAAAATGGCCCCTGTTCCTCTTGATGATTCTAACAG ACCTGCTTCCTTGACTAAAGACAGGCTACTTGCTAGTACACTTGTCCATTCTGTCAAGAAGGAGCAAGAATTCCGATCCATCTTTGACCACATTAAGTTGCCTCAGGCCAGCAAGAGCACTTCAGAGTCATTTATTCAGCACATTGTGTCCTTGGTTCATCACGTTAAAG AGCAATACTTCAAATCACCTGCGATGACCCTAAATGAGAGGTTCACTTCCTATCAGAAAGCCACTGAAGAACATAGTACCCGCCAAAAGAGCCCTGAGATACACAG gAGAATTGACATCTCTCCAAGTGCCCTGAGGAAGCATACCCGATTAGCAGGGGAAGAGAGAgttttcaaagaagaaattcaaaag GGAGATAAAAAATTAAGGTGTGACTCTGCTGATCTTCGGCATGACATTGATCGtcggagaaaagaaagaagcaaagaacGGGGGGATTCCAAGGGCTCCAGGGAATCCAGTGGGTCAAGAAAGCAGGAAAAAACTCCAAAAGATTACAAGGAATACAAATCTTACAAAGATGACAG taaaCATAAAAGTAGAGAGCAAGATCATTCTCGATCTTCATCCTCTTCAGCATCACCTTCTTCTCCCAGTtctagagaagaaaaggaaagtaagaaggaaagagaagaagaattTAAAACTCACCATGAACTAAAAGAATACTCGGGCTTTGCAGGAGTTAGTCGACCACGAGGAACCTTT CATGATGACAGAGACGATGGTGTGGACTATTGGGCCAAAAGAGGAAGAGGTCGTGGTACTTTTCAACGTGGCAGAGGGCGCTTTAACTTCAAAAAGTCAGGTAGCAGTCCAAAATGGACTCATGACAAATACCAAGGGGACGGGATTGTTGAAGATGAAGAAGAGACCatggaaaataatgaagaaaagaagGACAGGCGTAAAGAAGAAAAG gaATAA